In the bacterium SCSIO 12741 genome, CAGATAGTTTCCTCCGGGAAACTACTTTCCAAAAGGAAATGCAAGTCAAAAATACAGCGCACTTGCCCTAACTTCGCTGCACCAAAAAGTCGATATGGCTAAATCGTTCAATTTCCTGACCTGGATTCTTATGCTGCTCATCAGCGTGGCCTGTCAGGGACAATCCAAAACCGAGGCAATGAGTAAAGAAGAGCTTGCGAAAAACCCATTATTGTGTGATCCCCAAACAGGTGCCTGTGAAGTGCCTGGAGATTCTGCCCATGGTTCAGTCATGCTCACCGATAAAACCCAAGACAAAGCCATCAAGATCATCTACTTTACCGATCCGATTTGTTCCTCGTGCTGGGGCATTGAACCTCAATTGCGAAAACTAAAATTGGAATATGGAGCCTATTTCGAAATCGAATACCGAATGGGTGGATTGCTTCCCGATTGGAGTTATAACAGCGGAGGCATTAGCAAACCATCAGACGTTGCGCACCACTGGGATGAAGTAAGCGGATACTACGACATGCCCATCGATGGAGATGTATGGTTGGAAGATCCTCTCCCCTCTTCCTATCCTCCCTCCATAGCCTACAAGGCAGCTCAAATGCAGGATTCTGAAAAAGCCTTTTGGTTTATGCGTGAAATTCGGGAAATGGTATTCCTGCAGAAAAAGAACATTACCAAATGGGAACACCTGGCCGCTGCAGCAAAAAAGGTAGGTCTGGATAGCGAACAACTCAGAGTGGATTGCGAAAACGAAGCTCAAAATCGGTTTAAAGAGGACCTGCTGTTGGGCCAGCAAATGCGGGTTCGAGGATTTCCTACGCTTTTCTTTAGTAACGATCAAGGGCAGCAACAAATCGTGTATGGGTCCAAACCCTATTCGGCTTATGAAAAGGCACTTTCTGACCTACAACCTGATGTAGAAAAACTTCCCTACCTCAAAGACTGGAAGAGTTTGTTTCAAAAGTATCCCTCCCTCACCGCACGAGAATATGCGGAGCTATCCGAAACTCCCCGGGACAAGGCTGAGGCCTTTCTCAACCAACTAGTGGAAGCCGGAAAACTGGAACGACTGACCATCAAAAACGGCTCAATTTGGTACTTGAAATAAGGCCTTAGGAAGTCTAAATCGGAAGATTAATTCCAGATTTGGAAATGGTATGATTGTTGGTAAGTGAAGAGCACGCTGCTCACCTAAACACTCACCATGAAATACCTTCTATTAATTATTCCTATTGTATGCACCCTTTCCTTAAATGCCCAAATCGACAGTTTTCGTCTGGACCAAGTTCACAACCCGGATTACAAACGCAAACTCCTCGAATTCAATTTTCTACTCAATCAATCCAACCAAAACCAATTTAAGACCCTGGAGCAAGAATCGCCAATCGATAATTTCAGACTCTCGGGACGAACTGGAATCGATTTTTATTCCATTAAAAACTCAACATCGTATCAAGGGGTTCAATTCGGTCACTTGAACTTAAATGGATCTGCCATCAATGGCAAAAACGAAGGCAATGTTGCCGATGCTCGCACTTTTCTCACGGACGCCACTTATGAATCTAATAATCGGTTTTACCATTCCGACAAAGGACTGGCGCACCTGGTCTTTAACCCCAGAGCCGAAATAAACTACATGAAACGTAATGGAATCAATGATAATCGGTCAAACCTTTCCCATTCTGATCAGGAAACTTCTAATTACTTGTTCGAAAGTGATTTAGGATGGGGACATGGCCGACTGGAAAATGTAAGTGACGCCCGAACCGTCCTTTTCATTCTCGAGGATTTAAGGAAAAACAACCTTCTCCTTCGAGAGCCCACTCAAGAAGAGATCAATGAACTTGCCAACCTGGCGATCTATGTAAAGAATCAACGTTTTTTTGATTCGCGAATCAAGCGAATCTACGAATTAACCACTCTGGATTCCCTTTTGCAACAACAGGGTATCGTATCAGAAAGTTCAATCGGATACCACACCATCCTGCAGGACAACTGGAACTACTCGGTTAACCCATTTCGTCAAACTGGTACGCTATTTCAATACGGCCTTAGGCAACGTTTTTTTATAGAAAACTCCACTACTAATTACTTATCCAGGGATTCCACCGGTACAGATCTGACAAGAGGCGGCCAAAGAGGTTATTTAGAGGAAATGGCGGCATCCTTCTTTGTCAATTTCGAATACTACCGTCCGCTATCACAATCTTTGCAAAACGATGTTCGCATCCAGCTCAACTCAGGGTTATCCGGCCGTTATCAAACCAATGATATCTACTCCATAAATGACGAGGAAAGAACGTCCCAATCCGAAAATAATCTGTTTTATTCCTTAAGTGTAAGAGATGATCTGGGCATTTACCCAACAAACAGAACGTACATTAGTCTTTGGTTAGAAGCAAGGTATGAAGGTTATATTAGTTATGAAGGAACTGGCCTATTTGACCAAGAAGATCGGATGTTGGATCAATTTACCCTATCAGGAGGGTTGAGTGCTTATTATTACTTCTCTCCCCAATTGAGACTCTCGGCTGAATGGGGAAGTAATTTTAACTACTTCAACACCAAACAGCATGACACCGTTTCGGAATGGGTTTCTCTGAATGAGGTTAGTAGATGGAACAACAACTTCTCCCTTCGTTTAACTTACAAGTTATTCTAAGCTTCAAGTGAATGCCTGATTCCTGACAGACCGATTGGATCGGTCTTCCTAACTTCGCCGCTCAAATGGGGGAAAATTATATCGTATGGAATTAGGAATGATATTGTCGTTCTTGGGCGCGTCGATACTGCTGACGGTAATGCCCGGTCCGGATAATATTTTTGTGCTGACGGAAAGCTTAACCAAGGGACAGAAAAACGGAATTGCCATTTCGCTGGGTCTTGGAAGCGGTGTGTTGATTCACACCCTGGCTGCGGCCACAGGACTGTCGTTGATCATTCAACAATCGGCGATGGCGTTTTCCATCATCAAGTACTGCGGTGCCATATACCTGTTCTACCTGGCCTTCAAAGCCACCCAGGAAAAACGCCCGGAGCTTTCATTTGAAGGAGGTGGAGAAATGTCTAAGAGTGGATTCTTCAAACTCTACCGCAAAGGTTTTCTGATGAATGTGCTTAATCCCAAGGTTTCGCTTTTCTTCATAGCCTTTTTGCCTCAATTCATCACCAGCGATGGTTTTCATTACACCTTTCAGATGATGATATTGGGTGTCATTTTCATGGTTCAAGCCATTCTGATTTTTAGTGGAATTTCGGTTCTCTCCGGACGCCTTACGAAATACCTCAACAGCCCTACCTTTTGGAAAGTAAGCAAATGGAGCAAAGTTGGGGTGCTATCCGTCCTGGGATTGTTTTTGGCTTTGGCGAGGAAGTAAATTAAAAGCCAGAATGATGCGTAACATCGTTTTTAGGGTATAGTCTTTTAATATACCGATTCGATTTGACCGAGTCCAAAGACCCTGGCAAAACGTATATAGACGACCATAGGGTGAACTGATTTCCACCTTAACCCAAGGGCTTTATGAATGTTGTTGCGGTGGGTTCTTATGGTATGAGGGGATACGTTCATTAGCTCCGCGATATCTTTATTACTCTTTCCTTCCGCCAGAAACCCAAGAACGACTCTCTGAGAGGAAGTTAGCTGAACAAATTTGAAATAGTTGTTTCGCAAAAAATCATGATCCTTCACCAATTTTTCATTGGCGTTAAAATCCGATTCGTACTCTTTGACCAGATTAGATAGACCAATCACTCTATTCAGCTTAGTTGAAAATAAAAAGGTGGTGTGAAACCAGTGATAATCCTGATTAACATTGGCCCGCATATACTGAAAAAAGCTAACCGGGACCCCATCTTTTTTGAGACAGGCATTCAACAATAGGGGCAAAGTAGATTGCAGACTCGTAGGATGTACATATTTCTTCCCAAAACTCTGAGGAGTTAGTACACTGTCTGCTTCGCAATCCACTTCGAATCGCTCCACTGCCCTTTTCTCCAACCAAGTCCAATAAAGTCGTTGCATATTATTGATATGCATAAATCCTGAAAATTGTTCACTGATCTCCTGGTAATTCAGGTTATTCTTGAGCAGGATTTTTTCGATAATCAAAAGGTTTTGCTCCTTAATGGAGAGCATTTCCTTTTCTGTATATCTCATAGTTTAAGTAAAATACAAAGCGCACAAATTCATTCATAACACCCTGTTTACAAGGTGAATATAAAACAAATCGAAATAGCAATTGCTGTTGGTTGACTACTAATTGGATAAACTTAAAACCGGAAATTGAGTTGGGTAAAAGATACGCTCCGGTTGGAAATCTCTCAATTACAGATTCACAACTTAAGGAGTAGAATCCCGGCCTAAAGTCTCATGTCGTGGTATTTCCTAATCCTGTAAGAGAGGATATCACCATAGAAACACGCCAGGCCAGGTCTTATGAAGCCACTGTAATAAATGCCCAAGGAGCCTATGTACATTCATGGATTGGCAACTCTGGCGAAAAAATCGAGTTGAATTTTCTGCAAAGTGGAATCTACTTTTTCTCTATAAAGGTTGAAGGAGAACAATACTTTCACCGGGAGGTGAACCTGAATTCAATTTAAGACAAGCGCAGCTCAGGCTTAGCCAGGCCATTATCGTCTTTTCAATCGGGTTTTACCTGTCCATATCCCAAGGCATAAACCCGTACCCCACAAGTACTTCTACCCGTCTAAAGAAGCACGAAAAAACACGCTTACATTTTCAGTACGTCGCCAATAATTTAGCCCAACTTAAACTAAACTTTTACTACTATGAGTACGAATCAAAACTCAATGATCACACCCGATCAGAAAATCACATTTGAGTTATCCATGCTGTCTAACATCAGTGCCTATGCTACAAATGTGGATCCGAAATCCATTCAAGCCTGGACAACTGCCAAGACCAAACAGGTATTGTTAGAAGGTGAAAAATACCTCGGTAAATGGAACCTGGTTTGGGGTCCGCTGGTTCATGTGGAAAAGAACGCCGCGGCCAATACCATGTTTATGGTTCAATCGAACACGAGCCCCAATAAGTTCGTGATTGCGATCGCCGGAACCAACTCTCAATCGGTCTACGACTGGAAGGTAGAGGATTGCAAAGTGAGGGCAACAAACATGGTAAAGTGGACCTCCGTTGTAGACTTTAAAGAAAGCCATATGGACTTGGGTAAGATTTCTGAAGGCACTCACATCGGGCTTAACATTTTACTTGGTTTGCGTGACCCTGAAACCGGTTATCGGCTGCTTGATTTAATTCCCAGTATCCTTAGAAGTGGCGGTGAGATTCAGGTTACCGGACATAGCCTTGGCGGAGCTTTATCGCCCACCTTGGCCTTGTACCTGCATGATCGTTTCAAAAACCCAGCTTCGAAAGATTATAGCCCAGGATATCGGGGAGTCGTTTCTTGTATGGCCACCGCCGGTCCTACTCCAGGAGGAAAAAAATGGGCAGATCATTACAACCAGCAATTGGGTTATAATTCCACCCGATATTGGAATGTGAAAGACATCGTTCCTCATGCCTGGGAAGAAAGACTCCTTAAGGAAATTCCAGGCTTGTATGAGGACTTTGGAATTCCTAAAAGTGACGAACTGATTGCAGCTACCGATTATGCAAAAAGTCTGGCCGTTTTCGGAGAGTATACCCAGGCCCAGGGAGACGGGCACATGTTGTATCACAAGGCATTTCCTTTAGAAGGTAAAAATGCTTGCGTTCAATTCCTGAATCAAGCGGTGAAACAGCATACTACGGCCTACATCGAAATATTCGACATCGGTGAATACTGGAGAATGGTAGAGGTTATCACCCACGCGAAACCTTATCCGCCGGCAACCAGTTGCAGCCTTGTTTCCAGACTGGCACAAAAGCAAAAGGAATCAGCAGAGGCTTAAGAAGCTTTATCCCTATTTGACTTTGATTCAGGTTCATTCATTTCTATTGGATGAACCTGAATTTTAGAGGTATTTCAACTGATTGATTATCAAAAAAAATCAGGTATAAATACTCATTGACATTGCACCTGACTCCAGCTACCTTGTTCTTATCAAATCTCCAAAACTACTGTTATGAAATCTACAGAAATATCTCCGTCACAACTTCTTACCCTTGAGAATACGGATCCTATCCAAATGGGATTTTGGGTTCCCAACCGAATTTGGGCCTCGGCCAAGTTCATGGCCCCGCTGAGGAAACACATTGAAAAAAAGCGAGCTGAAGGTACCCTCAAAGATTGGGTCCCTGTGATCGCCCAATTTCAAACCTGGCTTTTTAATACCACCGTCTTCTACCCTAAAACGCAATCCTGGCAAACTTATGCCTATGTATTGCAGGAAATGATTGATCAATCCAATGATTTTATGGCTCATCAGGACCAGGCCATTAGAGACGAAATTCTTGAGGATGGCGACACCATCTTCATACCGAATATGAACTACTTGCTAACCGCTCTCAATGAAATCATTACAACCTCCCCCTCCTTCAATAATACGGTGATGGTGGGTACGCCTATGAATGGCTTACTCGCCGTATCCATGGCTACAGAAGCCGGATTATTTCTGTTTCACAACGAACCTTTTAACCAACAGCTCAAACTTATTCTCAATACCTGGAATGCCTTTCTAAAAAGCCCTGACTCCCTCGATAAACTGGACATCAACGATCCTGAAAAACCGGGTTCCTGGATTTCTCAGGCAGCGTGGGCCGCAGGTGTATGGGATCAAATGGTACATGACCCGAACTTACCGGGTTATGGCTTTGACTCCTGGAATTCCTTTTTTATCCGAAAATTTGTTCCTGGAGCTCGTCCTTTTCAGGGTACTTCCGAGGTCGTGGATATCGGTTGCGAAACCACTCCCTGGCAATACTCAGACAACTTGAAATACCACACTCCTTACTGGATTAAAGATGTGGATTACTCCCTCATTGACATCTTTGGACGTCAGGAAGAATGGGCTTCACTGTTCGTAGGCGGTCAATCTTATCAAGGGTTTCTTTCCGCCACCCATTACCACCGATGGAATTCTCCTATCGATGGGGAAATTGTACGATCCTGGGTACAGCCGGGTACCTACTTTGCCCAGCGCCCTTTTCAGGGAGAAGATCCGGGAACCTGGGAAGGTACTGAATCCCAACCCTACCTGGCCAACATTGCCGCACGAGCCATCTTTATTTTCAAACATCCTCAATGTGGCTATATTGGCTTGATCTGTATCGGAATGGTGGAAGTGTCGACCTGTGTAATAGACTCCCCGTTCTTGGTGGATGAAGGAGCGACTCCGGTTGCCATTACCAAAGGTGAAGAGATCGGTCATTTTGAATTTGGAGGCTCCACGCACATGATGATTTTCCAGAAGGATAAAGTCAAACTTGAGGAATGGGCCATCCATGCAGTTGCCCATCGAAATGATAAAAAACCAACGAAAATGGGAACGGTTATCGCCAGGCCGGTTTAAGACACTTGTGCAGGACAATCACCTCAAACTAAACAACAAAAGACGCTCACATGGCCCAAGACCTGTGGGTGTTTTTTTTGAATAATACTCTAAATGTTATGACAACTGCTGCTCGGGCTTAACGAGGTCGAGTATCGTCTTTTCGATAGGAAATTTGAAGAAAGATCGTTTCATCCGGAAGTTGGCCAGCGTTTTGGGTACCAAACTCAAGGTATGCTTGCTATTGGCCATGCGGATGTAAAATTTTAATCGTTCTATTTCTTGTTTACGTTCTTCGGTAATCCAAGGCCCTGAATTTGACACATAGTCAAACTGACTCCATTCTTTCAGGCTATTAGGCATCTGGTAACCATTTCTCACCAATTCATCCGTTATCGGAGTACCTGGATAAGGCTTGTAATAGAAAATGACCGGTCGAAATTTCGGACTCATGTTATTGAGCTGAATCACAAAATTGACACTGTTTCTAAAGGCCTTTTCCGATTCTTCAGGAAAACCTACAATGAATGGGAACTGAATGGCCACACCCGCCTTTCTGCACTTTTCGGCGGTGTTGGTTACCTGCTCCATTTTGATGTCCTTTTTCAACCAATCCATCATTTCCTGACTTCCTGACTCTACTCCAACCAGAGCTCGGGCAAATCCTGATTTGGCCAGCAATTGAAAGTCTTCTTCTGAAAGTCGATCTCCTTGATCGGCACGCATGGTGGCGTTCCACTTGATGGAGATGTTGTTGTCGATCAATCCTTCGGCCATCCCCACTACCCTTTTGCGGTAGGTAAAGAAGGTTTCATCCTGAAAGTTGATGCTTTCAAATCCATACTTGTTTTGGTACTTGGTAATGGTTTGAACCATACGCTCGCTACTAATGGCCGAAAACTTACGTCCAAAGACATAGGGGTCTGCGCAAAAGGTACAGCGGTAGAAACACCCGATGGAAGTGATGTAGTCAAATTGACGGTACCCCTTTTTCTCGAAGTACTTTTCTACATCGATAAGCTCGTAATCCGCTTCGGGCAGTTCGTCCATATTGGAAATAGCACGAGGAGCATTTTGGACAATCTGTCCTTCCTCCCGGTAGCAAATGCCCTTTACATCCTTGAGCGAGGATTTGGAGACAAAAGAGTCGACCAACTCCTGAAAGGTGATTTCACCTTGTCCCTGCACCGTAATATCGATAGAGGGTTCCTCTTCGAGCGGCTGTTTGGGAAACAGAGAAGTGTGCCATCCGCCCCAAATGGTGGGAATGTCCGGGCATTTCTCCTTAACCATTCGAGTCACCTTTAAAGCATCTTGAATGGGCTTACCCGTAAGCACCGTTACGCCAAAGCAAACAGCACCTTCGATGTTTTCAAGAACCGTTTGGCCTCCATCGCAAAGTCGTCCATCGATGATGACGATCTCGTATTTTTCCTTGTCAAAACAGGACCCTAAAGCAATTAATGCCAAGGGCATGTCATAGAAAACCGCCTCTGGGTTGTAGAGTACAATTTTGTGCTTTTGATTCTTTTCCAAAGTCTCTTGTGATGCGGGCTCTAAAGTAATTAATATCGGGTAGCCTTTTACGCAGTATGGAGGGAAGCTTAGTCAACGGAAGGTTTAACTCGTTTACCAGATTCGTTTCCTATTAAAAATTAAGCGCAGGGATGGCCCCTTGAATATCCGGATGATTTTGAGTTGAACAGGTATATCTGTCTGAATTTCATTTTGGTTAAATCTACTCTGGTCACTCCGGTTGGTGTCAAAATACTTTTACCCTCTTCATTTACCCTTAAACTTTTCAATGATGAAACAGACCTTTACTTTTTTTCTGGTGTTCGTTTTGTTCGGCACCACCCAAGCCCAGGATTACAGTACCTGGATTACTGATGACTGGGAAATACTCAAAGACAAAAGCCTTAAAGAGATCGTTTTACCCGGCTCCCATGATGCGGGGATGTCGGTGTTGACGCATAGTACAGCATTTTCAACTTCCTGCAATACTCAAACCCAAGTACTCTCTATCAAGGATCAACTTAATGCAGGAGTCCGTTATTTTGATTTAAGGCCAGTCATCTACAACGATACACTCGTTGACTCTGTAGTTTTTCAATGGTATCTGGGTCATTTTGATATTGAATATGATACGATCGCATGGGTAATACCCATTGAAGTTGCAGAGGGGTCAGCAGGTGAATCGTTGGACACCGCTTTAAATGCAATTGCCAACTTCATAAAAGACAACCGGGAGCCGGTCATTCTTGAATTATCTCATTACTACTATACGTATAAGGAGATTGGAATTTACCATTTGGATGATGCTAATTTCACCGACACAATTTCGCTACAATACCCCTACGGAAGCACTCTTTCCTTTGGCCATGGAAGTCAAAAATTTATGGGTTTATTGGATAAAATTGAGCATTATTTTCCTGAACAACTTCGAATTCATAGCCATCCGGATAGCGTTTTCACCACCGCACTTGAAGAGCTCCTTCCACCCAATTTGGGACAGGCAATTATCATATTTGATGATATTGATACATCTAACCCCAAAAAGGGGATTTACTCCAGTATGGATTTGAACATTTATAATAATTACTCTAATTCCGATGATTTAACTTTCATGGTAAATGATCAGGTTCAAAAATTTCGAGATAATGCGCATTCAGACTCCTCGCATCTATTTTTACTTTCTTGGACAATAACCATGTCTCCTACGGATGCTGCCTTAGGTGTTGCATGTATAAATAGTATTTTAGACTTTGCCTATTGGGCCGATGAAATTCTTGATGATTCCTTGGAGGAACTTTTTGATCAGCACATTGTCCGTCCCGGGAAGGTTCCTAATATTATTCTCACCGATTCTTGTACGTCTTTCACCACGGAGGCATGTATTCACCTCAACCAACTTTTGCACAAAAAAGAACATGTTAGACTTAGAGAAATCCATCCAAATCCCAGCAAGAGTCAAAAAAGGGAATTAGTAACCGAATTGAACCAATTTCCTTTTATCGAATTAACTAATGACGATAGTCT is a window encoding:
- a CDS encoding DsbA family protein, with protein sequence MSKEELAKNPLLCDPQTGACEVPGDSAHGSVMLTDKTQDKAIKIIYFTDPICSSCWGIEPQLRKLKLEYGAYFEIEYRMGGLLPDWSYNSGGISKPSDVAHHWDEVSGYYDMPIDGDVWLEDPLPSSYPPSIAYKAAQMQDSEKAFWFMREIREMVFLQKKNITKWEHLAAAAKKVGLDSEQLRVDCENEAQNRFKEDLLLGQQMRVRGFPTLFFSNDQGQQQIVYGSKPYSAYEKALSDLQPDVEKLPYLKDWKSLFQKYPSLTAREYAELSETPRDKAEAFLNQLVEAGKLERLTIKNGSIWYLK
- a CDS encoding LysE family translocator; translation: MELGMILSFLGASILLTVMPGPDNIFVLTESLTKGQKNGIAISLGLGSGVLIHTLAAATGLSLIIQQSAMAFSIIKYCGAIYLFYLAFKATQEKRPELSFEGGGEMSKSGFFKLYRKGFLMNVLNPKVSLFFIAFLPQFITSDGFHYTFQMMILGVIFMVQAILIFSGISVLSGRLTKYLNSPTFWKVSKWSKVGVLSVLGLFLALARK
- a CDS encoding helix-turn-helix transcriptional regulator — encoded protein: MRANVNQDYHWFHTTFLFSTKLNRVIGLSNLVKEYESDFNANEKLVKDHDFLRNNYFKFVQLTSSQRVVLGFLAEGKSNKDIAELMNVSPHTIRTHRNNIHKALGLRWKSVHPMVVYIRFARVFGLGQIESVY
- a CDS encoding T9SS type A sorting domain-containing protein, translated to MVFPNPVREDITIETRQARSYEATVINAQGAYVHSWIGNSGEKIELNFLQSGIYFFSIKVEGEQYFHREVNLNSI
- a CDS encoding phophatidylserine decarboxylase associated domain-containing protein, producing the protein MKSTEISPSQLLTLENTDPIQMGFWVPNRIWASAKFMAPLRKHIEKKRAEGTLKDWVPVIAQFQTWLFNTTVFYPKTQSWQTYAYVLQEMIDQSNDFMAHQDQAIRDEILEDGDTIFIPNMNYLLTALNEIITTSPSFNNTVMVGTPMNGLLAVSMATEAGLFLFHNEPFNQQLKLILNTWNAFLKSPDSLDKLDINDPEKPGSWISQAAWAAGVWDQMVHDPNLPGYGFDSWNSFFIRKFVPGARPFQGTSEVVDIGCETTPWQYSDNLKYHTPYWIKDVDYSLIDIFGRQEEWASLFVGGQSYQGFLSATHYHRWNSPIDGEIVRSWVQPGTYFAQRPFQGEDPGTWEGTESQPYLANIAARAIFIFKHPQCGYIGLICIGMVEVSTCVIDSPFLVDEGATPVAITKGEEIGHFEFGGSTHMMIFQKDKVKLEEWAIHAVAHRNDKKPTKMGTVIARPV
- a CDS encoding B12-binding domain-containing radical SAM protein, with protein sequence MEKNQKHKIVLYNPEAVFYDMPLALIALGSCFDKEKYEIVIIDGRLCDGGQTVLENIEGAVCFGVTVLTGKPIQDALKVTRMVKEKCPDIPTIWGGWHTSLFPKQPLEEEPSIDITVQGQGEITFQELVDSFVSKSSLKDVKGICYREEGQIVQNAPRAISNMDELPEADYELIDVEKYFEKKGYRQFDYITSIGCFYRCTFCADPYVFGRKFSAISSERMVQTITKYQNKYGFESINFQDETFFTYRKRVVGMAEGLIDNNISIKWNATMRADQGDRLSEEDFQLLAKSGFARALVGVESGSQEMMDWLKKDIKMEQVTNTAEKCRKAGVAIQFPFIVGFPEESEKAFRNSVNFVIQLNNMSPKFRPVIFYYKPYPGTPITDELVRNGYQMPNSLKEWSQFDYVSNSGPWITEERKQEIERLKFYIRMANSKHTLSLVPKTLANFRMKRSFFKFPIEKTILDLVKPEQQLS
- a CDS encoding lamin tail domain-containing protein, coding for MKQTFTFFLVFVLFGTTQAQDYSTWITDDWEILKDKSLKEIVLPGSHDAGMSVLTHSTAFSTSCNTQTQVLSIKDQLNAGVRYFDLRPVIYNDTLVDSVVFQWYLGHFDIEYDTIAWVIPIEVAEGSAGESLDTALNAIANFIKDNREPVILELSHYYYTYKEIGIYHLDDANFTDTISLQYPYGSTLSFGHGSQKFMGLLDKIEHYFPEQLRIHSHPDSVFTTALEELLPPNLGQAIIIFDDIDTSNPKKGIYSSMDLNIYNNYSNSDDLTFMVNDQVQKFRDNAHSDSSHLFLLSWTITMSPTDAALGVACINSILDFAYWADEILDDSLEELFDQHIVRPGKVPNIILTDSCTSFTTEACIHLNQLLHKKEHVRLREIHPNPSKSQKRELVTELNQFPFIELTNDDSLAINLKGWKVKVNDTVVHTFSSESKLLPGQALIVSENLNKDYKIPQCAKVVEVSSGSFQFNQASDDLVIYNNLDRAVDRYRYTVSDTSIHASFARPHGVDTFALHNSLGNGDASPGLDEQQQPYLQNCAPLEVSEDKGLSPSPIVVFPNPVKKGESIRLTIPQNNKRSYVVEIYGLNGSLLLKRVLKGNSNEIDLRNLASGMYVLKWNNGLQQGGQRLLITN